The nucleotide window GTACAAGCTTGGCCCAAACGGAGGCATCATGACGTCTCTGAATCTCTTCGCCACAAAGGTTGACCAAGTCATGGGGATTCTCGAGAAGCGCGCCAAGCCCAACCCGGACAACCCTGCCCAAAAGCCCATCGATAAGATCCTCGTCGATACGCCCGGTCAGATCGAAGTGTTTGTCTGGTCAGCTTCGGGCACAATTCTTCTGGAGTCGCTCGCATCATCGTTCCCCACCGTCATCGCCTACGTAATCGACACCCCGCGCACGAGCTCAACGTCGACCTTTATGAGCAACATGCTTTATGCCTGCAGTATTCTCTACAAGATGAAGCTGCCCATGATCTTGGTGTTCAACAAGGCCGACGCGAAGGACCCATCCTTTGCCAAGGAGTGGATGACGGACTACGAAGCCTTCCAGGCTGCTCttgccgaggatgagaacAGCAATGCCTTTGGTGGTGtagagggaggggacggtgCTGGGAGCGGGTATATGGGCGGTCTTATCAACAGTATGAGCCTGATGCTCGAGGAGTTTTACTCTCACCTCAGCGTCGTCGGCGTCAGTTCGCTCCTCGGTACTGGTATCGATGAATTCTTTGAGGCCGTTGCGGAAAAGGCAGAGGAGTTCAAGAAGGACTACCAGCCAGAATTGGACCGGAGGCGCGACGAGCGGgagaagaacaaggagaagcagcgcGAAAAGCAGCTTGCCAAGATGATGACTGACATGAACATGGGCGACTCATCCATGTCCAAGGCTGTGGCCGATCTCAAGGCtggcgacgaggacgagaaggacgCCCCGACTCTGAGCTCTGAcgaagacgatgacgatATCGAcattgacgaggatgaccGAGAAGGGCTGCAAGCTAGATACTCGGCCGCCATGCAGTCGGACTCTGTTGAGACGGATGCTAGCTTTGCAAAGTATATTTACTCTCAGCGCTAGGCGCACATGTGTAAAAGAGACTGGGCAGTGGGAGGAATAAAGGGTACATTTAGCATTTGACTCGGCGTTTAGACATGATACCAGGGTGTTTTTGGTAGCGGAAAAAGACGAAATTAAGTTTTCATGACCAGACTATATTCTGTTCCTGTTCAATGTATCCCCAACGCCATGATGTGCAAAATGCTGTTCCTGCCACCGAGCCGTAGCCATCCCCTCGTAAGGTATTATCTACGGCAGCTCCATCTTTATGTTCCTCAATCCCATTCGTGTTTTTTAGTTTTTGTTCGCCTGAGTGTACGAATCGATCACCGAGCCTCGAACTGAACCATTCTATACACGAGATTTGTCAGCGTTTTGAGCGAtggacgggggagaggggaggcgGATGAACAAACCTTCTGGTGCGCTCCTTGTA belongs to Podospora bellae-mahoneyi strain CBS 112042 chromosome 6, whole genome shotgun sequence and includes:
- a CDS encoding hypothetical protein (COG:L; EggNog:ENOG503NU2J; BUSCO:EOG09263QH4) produces the protein MHPCRARGSTVGHTVNLALRWKPSQVLFAPRCSEPRCRFCRFDSVTIPKTTNHTTTMASTSADPAQTPETKPPVAIVVIGMAGSGKTTFMQRINAYLHEKKQPPYVMNLDPAITHSPFQANIDIRDSVNYKKVMEEYKLGPNGGIMTSLNLFATKVDQVMGILEKRAKPNPDNPAQKPIDKILVDTPGQIEVFVWSASGTILLESLASSFPTVIAYVIDTPRTSSTSTFMSNMLYACSILYKMKLPMILVFNKADAKDPSFAKEWMTDYEAFQAALAEDENSNAFGGVEGGDGAGSGYMGGLINSMSLMLEEFYSHLSVVGVSSLLGTGIDEFFEAVAEKAEEFKKDYQPELDRRRDEREKNKEKQREKQLAKMMTDMNMGDSSMSKAVADLKAGDEDEKDAPTLSSDEDDDDIDIDEDDREGLQARYSAAMQSDSVETDASFAKYIYSQR